One genomic segment of Candidatus Poseidoniia archaeon includes these proteins:
- the ccsA gene encoding cytochrome c biogenesis protein CcsA, translated as SLISGAGSRGVMKSHSITGALGATGFVLVLLTLWQGLLVMPPARFFTAPNAQRLFYLHVPSGLMAYLAFMLVVAGSGWWLWKRTPQSDRLARCAAELGIVFGAMSLASGTFWMRAEWGADIVMRFFSDMRLATTLAMWLLLVAYVAWRRQPDSEAVRRGAAIVGMLGVISVPLSYLSSRFLRSDHPVIVGTDDQDALAPEMRLVLYAGLLGFLLLFVALLRTRLELERLEEELLAARLEGAA; from the coding sequence TAGCTTAATTAGCGGTGCAGGGTCGCGCGGCGTGATGAAGTCGCACTCGATTACCGGCGCGCTCGGCGCGACGGGGTTCGTGCTGGTGCTGCTGACACTCTGGCAGGGGTTGCTGGTCATGCCACCGGCGCGCTTCTTCACCGCGCCCAACGCGCAGCGGCTCTTCTACCTGCACGTCCCGTCAGGGCTGATGGCCTACCTGGCGTTCATGCTCGTCGTCGCCGGCAGCGGCTGGTGGCTCTGGAAACGCACCCCGCAAAGCGACCGGCTGGCACGCTGCGCTGCCGAGCTGGGCATCGTCTTCGGCGCGATGTCGCTCGCGTCGGGGACGTTCTGGATGCGCGCCGAATGGGGGGCCGACATCGTGATGCGCTTCTTCAGCGACATGCGGCTGGCGACCACGCTCGCAATGTGGCTGCTGCTCGTGGCATACGTCGCGTGGCGGCGGCAGCCCGATTCGGAAGCGGTGCGCCGCGGTGCGGCCATCGTCGGGATGCTCGGCGTCATCTCGGTGCCGTTGTCGTATCTTTCGTCGCGCTTCCTGCGCTCCGACCATCCCGTGATTGTCGGCACCGACGACCAGGACGCGCTCGCGCCCGAAATGCGGCTGGTGCTCTACGCGGGGCTGCTGGGATTCCTGCTGCTCTTCGTCGCGCTGCTGCGCACGCGGCTAGAGCTGGAACGGCTCGAGGAGGAGCTGCTCGCAGCACGGCTGGAGGGCGCCGCATGA
- a CDS encoding cytidylate kinase family protein has protein sequence MLVTLSGLPGSGTTTAGRLLADALGWKFQSSGELFRSMADARGVTLAEFGALAEGDERIDRELDARAVTLMRGASGLVMEGRLAGWMAFRNGLGEARVWLESDAATRARRVADRDGGSASEQQAAMAVREASESGRYRDYYDIDIASREPYTLDIDSGALAPKAIVARIRGAL, from the coding sequence ATGCTCGTGACCCTCTCGGGGCTGCCCGGCTCCGGCACGACGACCGCTGGCCGGCTGCTCGCAGACGCGCTCGGCTGGAAGTTCCAGTCGAGCGGCGAGCTGTTCCGCAGCATGGCTGACGCGCGCGGCGTGACGCTGGCGGAGTTCGGCGCGCTCGCCGAAGGCGACGAGCGCATCGACCGCGAGCTCGATGCGCGCGCGGTGACACTGATGCGCGGCGCCAGCGGGCTGGTGATGGAAGGACGGCTCGCCGGCTGGATGGCGTTTCGCAATGGCCTCGGCGAAGCCCGCGTCTGGCTCGAATCAGACGCGGCGACGCGCGCACGGCGCGTCGCCGACCGCGACGGCGGCTCCGCGAGCGAGCAGCAGGCGGCGATGGCGGTGCGCGAAGCTTCCGAGTCCGGGCGGTATCGCGATTATTACGACATCGACATCGCTTCGCGCGAGCCCTACACTCTGGACATTGACTCGGGCGCGCTTGCACCGAAGGCTATCGTGGCGCGCATCCGGGGGGCGCTCTGA
- a CDS encoding PIN domain-containing protein, with protein MFVLDSVAFFTRRHPQGELLTAPGVEQELVNRRSREYHAQLAAAGMQIASADAPAQERVAAAAQETGDAGVLSPVDAQLLALALERDATLITDDFAMQNVAAAMGIAWLPVETVGIAKQLRWRWICSGCRQKWDDQHGECPTCSSELRRTRR; from the coding sequence GTGTTCGTGCTCGACAGTGTCGCGTTCTTCACCCGCCGCCACCCGCAAGGCGAGCTGCTGACGGCGCCCGGCGTCGAGCAGGAGCTGGTGAACCGCCGCAGCCGCGAATACCACGCGCAGCTCGCCGCGGCCGGGATGCAGATTGCGTCTGCTGACGCGCCGGCGCAGGAGCGCGTCGCCGCCGCCGCGCAGGAAACGGGCGACGCGGGCGTGCTCTCCCCCGTCGATGCGCAGCTGCTGGCGCTGGCGCTCGAGCGCGATGCGACGCTTATCACCGACGACTTCGCGATGCAGAACGTCGCCGCCGCCATGGGCATCGCGTGGCTGCCGGTTGAGACCGTCGGCATCGCCAAGCAGTTGCGCTGGCGCTGGATCTGCAGCGGCTGCCGGCAGAAATGGGACGACCAGCACGGCGAGTGCCCGACTTGTAGCAGCGAGCTGCGGCGGACGCGGCGCTAG
- a CDS encoding RtcB family protein, producing the protein MRVPGRIYSTPELLAHPGMDSALEQVANVATLPGIVDASLAMPDIHWGYGFPIGGVAAFDANEGGVVSPGGVGFDINCGVRLLRTDLELGDVQPRQRELVDELFKRVPAGLGSKSTLALSNRELDSVLERGAQWAAEEGYLWDRDVEVLEERGALDVAQPEQVSDFARKRGRKQVGSLGSGNHFLELQVVEEIFDDAAAKAFGLREGQVAVMMHTGSRGCGHQVCQDHLECVMDASKEAGIELADRQLACAPLESRAARNYVGAMSAAANYAWANRSMITHFTRQAFTQVFGTEAEALGLETVYDVAHNIAKLEQHGGREVCIHRKGATRAFAPGSDEIPAQYRDVGQPVLVPGDMGSASWVLAGAEGAMRDTFGSACHGAGRAMGRKAAARKFDSKRLIRDLWQKQRVYVRARSPRVAAEEAPGAYKDVSQVVEVCHQAGLARKVARMRPLGVVKG; encoded by the coding sequence ATGCGCGTCCCCGGCCGCATCTATTCGACGCCCGAACTGCTGGCACATCCCGGAATGGACTCGGCGCTGGAGCAGGTCGCCAACGTCGCGACACTGCCGGGAATCGTCGACGCCAGCCTGGCGATGCCGGACATCCACTGGGGCTACGGCTTCCCCATCGGGGGCGTCGCCGCCTTCGATGCAAACGAAGGCGGCGTCGTTTCGCCGGGCGGGGTCGGCTTCGACATCAACTGCGGCGTGCGGCTGCTGCGCACCGACCTTGAACTGGGCGACGTCCAGCCGCGTCAGAGGGAACTGGTTGACGAGCTTTTCAAGCGCGTTCCCGCCGGGCTGGGGTCGAAAAGCACGCTGGCGCTCTCGAACCGCGAGCTGGATTCCGTGCTCGAGCGCGGCGCGCAGTGGGCCGCTGAAGAGGGGTATCTCTGGGACCGCGACGTCGAGGTGCTCGAGGAGCGCGGGGCGCTCGACGTGGCGCAGCCGGAGCAGGTTTCGGATTTCGCGCGCAAGCGCGGCCGCAAGCAGGTCGGCTCGCTCGGCAGCGGCAACCACTTCCTTGAATTACAGGTCGTCGAGGAAATATTCGACGACGCGGCCGCAAAGGCGTTCGGGCTGCGCGAGGGACAGGTGGCGGTAATGATGCACACCGGCTCGCGTGGTTGCGGCCACCAGGTATGCCAGGACCATCTCGAGTGCGTCATGGACGCATCAAAGGAGGCCGGCATCGAGCTGGCCGACCGGCAGCTGGCATGCGCACCGCTCGAATCCCGGGCGGCGCGCAACTACGTCGGCGCGATGTCGGCGGCCGCCAACTACGCCTGGGCCAACCGCTCGATGATTACGCACTTCACCCGTCAGGCGTTCACGCAGGTCTTCGGCACCGAGGCGGAAGCGCTCGGGCTGGAGACGGTCTACGACGTCGCGCACAACATCGCCAAGCTCGAGCAGCACGGCGGCCGCGAAGTGTGCATCCACCGCAAGGGCGCCACGCGCGCGTTCGCCCCCGGCTCGGACGAAATCCCGGCGCAATACCGCGACGTCGGCCAGCCGGTGCTGGTGCCGGGCGACATGGGCAGCGCGTCGTGGGTGCTGGCGGGCGCCGAGGGCGCGATGCGCGACACCTTCGGCTCGGCCTGCCATGGCGCCGGCCGCGCGATGGGGCGCAAGGCGGCGGCGCGCAAGTTCGACTCGAAGCGGCTAATCCGGGATTTATGGCAGAAACAGCGCGTCTACGTCCGCGCCCGTTCACCGCGCGTCGCGGCTGAGGAGGCGCCGGGCGCCTACAAGGACGTCTCGCAGGTGGTCGAAGTCTGCCACCAGGCAGGGCTGGCGCGCAAGGTGGCACGCATGCGGCCGCTCGGCGTCGTGAAGGGCTGA
- a CDS encoding RNA-guided pseudouridylation complex pseudouridine synthase subunit Cbf5 translates to MARDRKRDDGMLPVADANAGPFGSPPGERQVAQLLESSVVVIDKPAGPTSHQVAAWTRDMLGVGQAGHGGTLDPQVTGVLPVAVGRATRALRVMQESRKEYICVMAHAQSVAEDALREQFTKFTGPLFQVPPKQAAVKRQLRVRRVYELELLEHAGHESLFRVACEGGTYIRNLCHDIGRILGSGSSMAQLRRSASGPFGEGDAVPLVALRDAFAAHSDGDDAPLCGLLRPLEELLGELPRMELKDSAVDAVCHGADLGGPGVAAVSSSLKRGQLVALLTLRGEAVALARATRHADEMAGAEGTVARLERVLMERSTYPRQWKSRTRK, encoded by the coding sequence ATGGCGCGCGACCGCAAGCGCGACGACGGCATGCTGCCGGTCGCGGATGCCAACGCGGGGCCGTTCGGCTCCCCGCCCGGCGAGCGCCAGGTGGCGCAGCTGCTCGAGTCGTCGGTGGTCGTCATCGACAAACCAGCCGGGCCGACCTCGCATCAGGTCGCCGCATGGACGCGCGACATGCTCGGCGTGGGGCAGGCGGGCCACGGGGGAACGCTTGACCCGCAGGTGACCGGCGTGCTGCCGGTCGCAGTCGGCCGCGCGACGCGCGCGTTGCGGGTAATGCAGGAGTCGCGCAAGGAATACATTTGCGTGATGGCGCACGCGCAGTCCGTGGCCGAAGACGCGCTGCGCGAGCAGTTTACGAAATTCACCGGGCCGCTGTTCCAGGTGCCGCCGAAGCAGGCCGCCGTCAAGCGGCAGCTGCGGGTGCGACGCGTCTACGAGCTGGAACTGCTCGAGCACGCCGGCCACGAATCGCTCTTCAGGGTCGCCTGCGAAGGTGGCACCTACATTCGCAACCTCTGCCACGATATTGGCCGCATCCTCGGCAGCGGCTCGAGCATGGCGCAGCTGCGCCGCAGCGCCTCGGGGCCGTTCGGCGAAGGCGACGCGGTGCCGCTGGTGGCGCTGCGCGACGCCTTTGCGGCGCATAGCGACGGCGACGACGCGCCGCTCTGCGGGCTGCTGCGGCCGCTCGAAGAACTGCTCGGCGAGTTGCCGCGGATGGAGCTCAAAGACAGCGCGGTCGACGCGGTCTGCCACGGCGCCGACCTCGGCGGTCCCGGCGTCGCCGCCGTCTCGAGCAGCCTGAAGCGCGGGCAGCTGGTGGCGCTGCTGACGCTGCGCGGTGAAGCGGTCGCGCTGGCGCGCGCAACGCGCCACGCCGACGAAATGGCCGGGGCGGAAGGCACCGTGGCGCGGCTCGAGCGGGTGCTGATGGAGCGCTCGACCTACCCGCGGCAGTGGAAGTCGCGCACGCGGAAGTAG
- a CDS encoding zf-TFIIB domain-containing protein: protein MQRDCPRCWQPLAAEKQKRGLWNVTVDLCGGCGGLFLDKGELLRLTGNRPLHHLTTKHLGIDSDSQLLCPGCGGIMDAEHAAGIEFDVCLSCSGVWLDAGELEALQATDAAELKELSPEKLAELYDAGQAVPGGGLLAWLFRR from the coding sequence ATGCAGCGCGACTGCCCCCGCTGCTGGCAACCGCTAGCGGCCGAAAAACAGAAGCGCGGCCTCTGGAACGTCACCGTCGACCTCTGCGGCGGCTGCGGCGGGCTCTTCCTCGACAAGGGCGAATTGCTGCGCCTTACGGGCAACCGGCCGCTGCACCACCTCACGACCAAGCACCTCGGCATCGACTCCGACTCGCAGCTGCTCTGCCCCGGGTGCGGCGGCATCATGGACGCCGAGCACGCTGCGGGCATTGAGTTCGACGTCTGCCTCAGCTGTAGCGGCGTCTGGCTCGACGCCGGAGAACTCGAAGCGCTACAGGCGACCGACGCGGCGGAGCTGAAGGAGCTGTCACCGGAAAAGCTAGCCGAGCTCTACGACGCGGGTCAGGCAGTCCCGGGCGGCGGACTGCTGGCGTGGCTCTTCCGTCGCTAG
- the meaB gene encoding methylmalonyl Co-A mutase-associated GTPase MeaB yields the protein MDAAALVVMFDSQPQRAAARLLSWIEDEDPRAVETLQATWSRTGSAYVVGVTGPPGAGKSTLVDCLAVHAAAQGHTVGVLAVDPTSPFSGGAVLGDRLRMNAAQRDGIFIRSVATRGHLGGLTATTRYLVNALELLGCDLVFVETVGAGQGDVEVVQLADTTVVVEVPGLGDEVQAQKAGILEIGDLLIVNKSDRPGADRLAQELRMAVELGEPRDWQPPVLPATATEGTGIDTAWDAIADHRAHMEAGPLAADRLARQMRELEQQLQQQLFRDRMVTIGDKALRRAAEQVLARRSDPFAAIDRLAN from the coding sequence TTGGACGCCGCGGCGCTGGTGGTGATGTTCGATAGCCAGCCGCAGCGCGCCGCAGCGCGGTTGCTGAGCTGGATTGAGGATGAGGACCCGCGCGCGGTCGAGACGCTGCAGGCGACCTGGTCGCGCACCGGCAGCGCCTACGTCGTCGGCGTTACCGGGCCGCCCGGCGCCGGCAAGTCGACGCTGGTCGATTGCCTGGCGGTGCACGCCGCTGCGCAAGGCCATACGGTGGGCGTGCTGGCGGTCGACCCGACGTCGCCTTTCTCGGGCGGTGCAGTGCTGGGCGACCGGCTGCGGATGAACGCCGCGCAGCGCGACGGCATCTTCATCCGTTCGGTCGCGACGCGCGGCCATCTCGGCGGGCTGACGGCGACGACGCGCTATCTCGTCAATGCGCTCGAGCTGCTCGGCTGCGACCTGGTTTTCGTCGAGACGGTCGGCGCCGGACAGGGCGACGTCGAGGTGGTGCAGCTGGCCGATACGACCGTCGTGGTCGAAGTGCCGGGGCTTGGCGACGAGGTGCAGGCGCAGAAGGCGGGCATCCTGGAAATCGGTGACCTGCTAATTGTCAACAAGTCTGACCGCCCCGGCGCCGACCGGCTGGCGCAGGAACTGCGCATGGCGGTCGAGCTGGGCGAGCCGCGCGACTGGCAGCCACCGGTCCTGCCGGCGACCGCGACCGAGGGGACCGGCATCGACACGGCATGGGACGCTATCGCCGACCATCGCGCCCACATGGAGGCGGGGCCGCTGGCGGCAGACCGGCTGGCGCGTCAGATGCGCGAGCTGGAGCAGCAGCTCCAGCAACAACTCTTCCGCGACCGCATGGTCACTATCGGCGACAAGGCCCTGCGCCGCGCCGCGGAGCAGGTGCTCGCCCGCCGGAGCGACCCCTTCGCGGCCATCGACCGGCTGGCCAACTGA
- the fen gene encoding flap endonuclease-1, with translation MGIKLGSIIPAQPIELAQLRGQRLAVDGYNLLYQFLASIRQRDGMPLADAQGNTTSHLSGLLFRLSALAAEGLRFCLIFDGKPHALKKRVLDERRDRKVKAQAEWEAALAAGDLVKARTKAQQTSRLTPEMVAEAQELLDALGLPWVTAPSEGEAQAAAMMAAGVVDAAVSQDFDTLLFGAPRLLRNLTVSGRRKLPGRQAWVAVTPEELTLAGALEETLLTREQLVDMAILMGTDFNPGIHGIGPKKGLKLLREHGRAEPALAKLGHEVENLDELRQLFLNHPSVEFAPTWGEPRRGRVMELLCDRHGFSRARVSTALEKFAQPPPPMGQQATLGDF, from the coding sequence ATGGGCATCAAGCTCGGCTCGATTATCCCGGCGCAGCCCATCGAGCTGGCGCAGCTGCGCGGGCAACGGCTGGCGGTCGATGGCTACAACCTGCTCTACCAGTTTCTGGCGTCAATCCGGCAGCGCGACGGGATGCCGCTCGCCGACGCGCAGGGCAACACGACATCGCACCTGTCGGGGCTGCTGTTCCGGCTCTCGGCGCTCGCTGCGGAAGGGCTGCGCTTCTGCCTGATTTTCGACGGCAAGCCGCACGCGCTCAAGAAGCGCGTGCTCGACGAGCGGCGCGACCGCAAGGTCAAGGCGCAGGCGGAGTGGGAAGCGGCACTCGCCGCGGGCGACCTGGTCAAGGCGCGCACCAAGGCGCAGCAGACTTCACGGCTGACGCCCGAGATGGTCGCCGAGGCGCAGGAGCTGCTCGACGCGCTCGGGCTGCCGTGGGTCACCGCGCCTTCGGAGGGCGAAGCGCAAGCGGCGGCGATGATGGCGGCGGGCGTGGTCGACGCGGCGGTCTCGCAGGATTTTGATACACTGCTCTTCGGGGCGCCGCGGCTGCTGCGCAACCTGACCGTCTCGGGGCGGCGCAAGCTCCCCGGCCGGCAGGCGTGGGTCGCGGTGACGCCGGAGGAGCTGACGCTGGCTGGCGCGCTGGAGGAGACGCTGCTCACGCGTGAACAGCTGGTCGACATGGCCATCCTGATGGGGACCGACTTCAACCCCGGCATCCACGGCATCGGCCCTAAAAAGGGGCTGAAACTGCTGCGCGAGCACGGCCGCGCCGAGCCGGCGCTGGCGAAGCTGGGGCACGAGGTCGAGAACCTTGACGAGCTGCGGCAGCTCTTCCTGAACCACCCGTCGGTCGAGTTCGCGCCGACGTGGGGCGAGCCGCGCCGCGGACGCGTCATGGAGCTGCTCTGCGACCGCCACGGCTTCTCGCGAGCGCGAGTCAGTACCGCGCTCGAAAAATTCGCGCAGCCGCCCCCGCCCATGGGCCAGCAGGCGACACTGGGCGATTTCTGA
- a CDS encoding cytochrome c maturation protein CcmE → MESERRTRQPLPTWAKGLLALAILVATGAVAFYSVDEQVDYVSVETAISGSYDAGERVQVHGNVLNWTREDIELVEGDYTLRVELNGVLIPDTFAEDKGATITGTLAEVDGELVLRAELIQMGCPSKYEPAEA, encoded by the coding sequence ATGGAGAGTGAACGACGCACGCGGCAGCCGCTGCCGACATGGGCCAAAGGGCTGCTGGCGCTTGCGATTCTCGTCGCGACTGGTGCGGTCGCGTTCTACTCGGTCGACGAGCAGGTTGACTACGTTTCAGTCGAGACTGCAATCAGCGGCAGCTACGACGCGGGCGAGCGCGTGCAGGTCCACGGCAATGTGCTAAACTGGACGCGTGAAGATATTGAACTGGTCGAGGGCGACTACACGCTGCGCGTCGAGCTGAACGGGGTGCTCATTCCCGACACCTTCGCCGAGGACAAGGGCGCCACGATTACCGGCACGCTGGCCGAGGTTGACGGTGAACTTGTGCTGCGCGCCGAACTCATCCAGATGGGGTGCCCTTCAAAATACGAGCCGGCCGAGGCATGA
- a CDS encoding phosphosulfolactate synthase — MSEKAFEFLPMPERSAKPRRTGLTMVIDTGLGYRYTEDLLEICADYIDLWKLGWATTQLQPLDIVRRKVELLRSHNISVCNGGTLLELSEHQQKASELFAELREMGADATEISSGSLDIEPNRVCELIAEAREAGLKPFCEVGRKLPGRDLAASEYNAQLKQFLAAGAEKVIVEARESGASVGLMDDAGEVQLARMQAALAGVDAENVIFEAPRKSQQVFFLREFGPETSLGNIAPTDVISVETLRRGLRGDTVEDFYTVIGERHLAASGRGKPGK; from the coding sequence GTGAGCGAGAAAGCGTTCGAGTTCCTGCCGATGCCGGAGCGCAGCGCGAAGCCGCGCCGGACCGGGCTGACGATGGTCATCGACACCGGGCTCGGCTACCGCTACACCGAGGATTTGCTCGAAATCTGCGCCGACTACATCGACCTGTGGAAACTGGGCTGGGCGACAACGCAACTCCAGCCGCTTGACATCGTGCGGCGTAAGGTCGAGCTGCTGCGGTCGCACAACATCTCGGTCTGCAACGGCGGCACTCTGCTGGAGCTTTCCGAGCATCAGCAGAAGGCGTCCGAGCTCTTCGCCGAGCTGCGCGAAATGGGCGCCGACGCGACCGAAATCTCGAGCGGCAGTCTCGATATCGAGCCAAATCGCGTTTGCGAGCTGATAGCGGAGGCGCGCGAGGCGGGGCTGAAGCCGTTCTGCGAAGTGGGGCGCAAGCTCCCCGGACGCGACCTGGCGGCCAGCGAATACAATGCGCAGCTGAAGCAGTTCCTGGCGGCGGGCGCCGAGAAAGTCATCGTCGAGGCGCGCGAGTCGGGCGCCAGCGTCGGGCTGATGGACGACGCGGGCGAGGTGCAGCTGGCGCGTATGCAGGCGGCGCTCGCCGGCGTCGATGCCGAAAACGTCATCTTCGAGGCGCCGCGCAAGTCGCAGCAAGTCTTCTTCCTGCGCGAGTTCGGCCCCGAGACGAGCCTTGGGAATATCGCGCCGACCGACGTGATTTCGGTCGAGACGCTGCGGCGCGGGCTGCGCGGCGACACCGTCGAGGATTTCTACACCGTCATCGGCGAGCGGCACCTTGCCGCGAGCGGCCGGGGAAAGCCCGGGAAATGA
- a CDS encoding 2-phosphosulfolactate phosphatase: MRIAIEQGLPGAEAAAARGDAVVIIDVIRASTTYATALAGGAARIVPCASRAHLEELRSRYPDALRSGERECRRIAGYELGSSPTEMAAADLRERTLLSTTTNGSRMVVAAAGAPVVLMGGFCNARAVARFLRVRGDDVALVCSGRLGEPVIEDWLGASWLAHLLDGSGSDFELSQDEIRERCRASPSHAALVAAGLERDFERCMAFDAFDVVPLLDGDGFVAAD; the protein is encoded by the coding sequence ATGCGCATCGCCATCGAGCAGGGGCTGCCCGGCGCCGAAGCGGCGGCGGCACGCGGCGACGCGGTGGTCATTATCGACGTCATCCGCGCTTCGACCACTTACGCCACGGCGCTCGCCGGCGGCGCGGCGCGCATCGTCCCCTGCGCCAGCCGCGCGCATCTCGAGGAGCTGCGGAGCCGCTACCCCGACGCGTTGCGGTCGGGCGAGCGCGAATGCCGCCGCATCGCCGGCTACGAACTCGGGTCGTCGCCGACCGAGATGGCTGCCGCCGACCTGCGCGAGCGGACGCTGCTCTCGACGACGACCAACGGCTCGCGCATGGTCGTCGCGGCCGCCGGCGCGCCGGTCGTGCTGATGGGCGGTTTCTGCAACGCCCGCGCCGTTGCACGCTTTTTACGGGTGCGAGGCGACGATGTCGCGCTGGTCTGCTCGGGGCGGCTCGGCGAACCGGTCATCGAGGACTGGCTCGGCGCCAGCTGGCTGGCGCACCTGCTCGACGGCAGCGGCAGCGATTTCGAGCTGTCGCAGGACGAAATCCGCGAGCGCTGCCGCGCTTCGCCCAGCCACGCTGCGCTCGTGGCGGCGGGACTGGAACGTGACTTCGAGCGCTGCATGGCGTTCGACGCGTTCGACGTGGTGCCGCTGCTCGACGGCGACGGGTTCGTGGCGGCAGACTAG
- a CDS encoding cobalamin B12-binding domain-containing protein: MGGKIRVLIAKPGLDGHDRGAKVIARALRDAGMEVIYTGLRQSPEDIVSAAIQEDVQFIGLSILSGAHGHIFPRVLELLEEQGASDIKLIAGGIIPDGEIPKWKEMGVAGIFGPGSSTVDIVDFIRAQSGA, translated from the coding sequence ATGGGTGGTAAAATCAGGGTGCTGATTGCCAAGCCGGGGCTGGACGGCCACGACCGCGGCGCCAAGGTTATCGCGCGGGCGCTGCGCGACGCCGGGATGGAGGTAATCTACACCGGCCTGCGGCAAAGCCCTGAAGACATAGTTTCGGCCGCCATCCAGGAGGATGTCCAGTTCATTGGACTCAGCATCCTTTCGGGCGCGCACGGCCATATTTTCCCGCGCGTGCTCGAGCTGCTGGAGGAGCAGGGCGCCAGCGATATCAAGCTGATTGCGGGGGGCATCATCCCCGACGGCGAAATCCCGAAGTGGAAAGAGATGGGCGTCGCCGGTATTTTCGGCCCCGGCTCGTCAACCGTGGATATCGTTGACTTCATTCGCGCGCAATCCGGGGCCTGA
- a CDS encoding GMP reductase → MRIEDDLKLTFDDVLIRPKRSRLKSRADVTLERDFSFPHSDTTWRGVPVVAANMDTTGTFAMARALQRHGMLTCLQKFYSVRELQQALDDGVEPRHVAVTAGSTDESFALLVRKLAACDGLRMACLDVANGYREEFLEFVTRAREAFPQLIIIAGNVATREMTEALVLAGADIVKVGIGPGSVCTTRAVAGVGYPQLSAIAECADAAHGLGGHVMSDGGCAAPGDVAKAFGAGADFVMLGGMFAGHDESGGELVEQDGRQFKSFYGMSSRKAMEEYFGEVAPHRAPEGKEVRVPYRGPVEPTLQAILGGLRSACSYVGAWRIKDLPKCTTFVRVTRTTNDVYKSFDVDG, encoded by the coding sequence ATGCGGATTGAAGACGACCTTAAGTTGACCTTTGACGACGTGCTAATCCGGCCCAAGCGGAGCCGGCTGAAGTCGCGCGCCGATGTTACTCTCGAGCGCGATTTCTCGTTCCCGCACAGCGACACGACGTGGCGCGGCGTTCCCGTAGTAGCGGCCAACATGGACACGACCGGCACGTTCGCGATGGCGCGCGCCTTGCAACGGCACGGGATGCTCACCTGCCTGCAGAAGTTCTACTCGGTGCGCGAGCTGCAGCAGGCGCTCGATGACGGGGTCGAGCCGCGCCACGTCGCGGTCACCGCCGGCTCGACCGACGAAAGCTTCGCGCTGCTCGTGCGCAAGCTCGCCGCCTGCGACGGGCTCCGGATGGCGTGCCTGGACGTCGCCAACGGCTACCGCGAGGAATTCCTTGAATTTGTCACGCGCGCGCGCGAGGCGTTTCCGCAGCTGATTATCATCGCCGGCAACGTCGCGACGCGCGAGATGACCGAAGCGCTGGTGCTCGCGGGCGCCGATATCGTCAAGGTGGGCATCGGCCCCGGCTCGGTCTGCACGACTCGCGCCGTGGCGGGGGTCGGCTATCCGCAGCTCTCCGCCATCGCGGAGTGCGCCGACGCCGCGCACGGGCTGGGCGGCCACGTCATGTCCGATGGCGGCTGCGCCGCCCCCGGCGACGTCGCCAAGGCGTTCGGCGCTGGCGCCGATTTCGTGATGCTGGGCGGGATGTTCGCCGGCCACGATGAGTCGGGCGGCGAGCTGGTCGAGCAGGACGGCCGCCAGTTCAAGTCGTTCTACGGCATGAGCTCCCGCAAGGCGATGGAGGAGTACTTCGGCGAGGTCGCGCCGCACCGCGCGCCAGAGGGCAAGGAGGTGCGCGTGCCCTACCGCGGGCCGGTCGAGCCGACTTTGCAGGCCATTCTGGGCGGGCTGCGCTCGGCCTGCTCCTACGTCGGTGCCTGGCGCATCAAGGATTTACCGAAGTGCACGACCTTTGTGCGCGTCACTCGCACGACCAATGATGTCTACAAGTCGTTCGACGTCGACGGCTAG